In one window of Pseudomonadota bacterium DNA:
- a CDS encoding sigma-54 dependent transcriptional regulator, translating to MNEQIIIIEDDGGVRFFLEEALKGEGYAVSSYESYEDAYISINRNIALIIMDIKLPGVDGLTAIDEIKKKVNTPIIIITAFGTKKNAMEAIERGATDFFIKPIALDELKIIVKRVLHKKGIEEAIERTKEEALSDTEHYGVIGKSSSMKEIFRTADKIAEKDISVLITGETGVGKEVIAHLIHRLSKRKGMFVVVNCASIPDNLLESELFGYERGAFTGASQTKQGKFELADNGTIVLDEIGEMSPYLQAKLLRVIETREIERLGGLKNRKVDLRIMATTNRILETEIKGGKFREDLFHRLSQIHIMIPPLRERKEDINHLIDRFLLDASKETGEFIKIESAVKKIMIEHKWPGNVRELINVIKRSSIMCEGGIVTIDDLPLYLRGDFSVQDIFSSGKTLDDAISEVERKMITDALNRTKGHQAKAAKLLGITERSMWYRVKKYNVETLSE from the coding sequence ATGAACGAACAGATTATTATTATTGAAGATGATGGCGGCGTCAGATTTTTCCTTGAAGAGGCGTTAAAAGGGGAAGGCTATGCCGTATCCTCTTATGAATCCTATGAAGATGCATATATAAGCATTAATAGGAATATTGCTCTTATTATAATGGATATTAAACTCCCCGGCGTTGATGGTTTAACTGCCATTGATGAGATTAAGAAAAAGGTTAACACTCCTATCATTATTATTACAGCTTTTGGAACAAAGAAAAACGCCATGGAAGCGATAGAACGCGGTGCAACTGATTTTTTTATTAAACCGATTGCCCTTGATGAACTGAAGATCATAGTAAAAAGGGTTCTGCATAAAAAAGGGATTGAGGAAGCGATAGAGCGCACGAAAGAGGAAGCACTTTCTGATACGGAACATTATGGAGTAATAGGCAAATCTTCTTCAATGAAAGAAATATTCAGAACTGCAGATAAAATTGCTGAAAAGGATATATCTGTTTTAATTACAGGAGAAACTGGCGTTGGTAAAGAAGTCATTGCCCATCTAATCCATCGGCTATCAAAGAGGAAGGGTATGTTCGTCGTTGTAAATTGCGCTTCAATACCGGATAATCTGCTTGAAAGCGAGCTTTTCGGTTATGAGCGGGGAGCCTTTACCGGTGCTTCTCAGACAAAGCAGGGAAAATTTGAGTTAGCCGACAATGGTACCATTGTCCTTGACGAAATTGGTGAGATGAGCCCTTATCTTCAGGCAAAGCTTCTAAGGGTCATTGAAACAAGGGAAATTGAAAGATTAGGGGGGTTAAAAAACAGGAAGGTAGATCTGAGAATAATGGCAACTACAAACAGAATTCTCGAAACAGAAATAAAAGGCGGAAAATTCAGGGAAGATTTGTTTCACAGGCTTTCTCAGATTCATATTATGATTCCACCGCTACGGGAAAGGAAGGAAGACATAAACCACTTAATAGACCGTTTCTTACTTGATGCTTCAAAAGAGACAGGAGAGTTTATAAAGATCGAGTCTGCGGTTAAAAAAATCATGATAGAACACAAATGGCCCGGCAATGTTAGAGAACTTATCAATGTAATAAAGAGATCATCCATCATGTGTGAGGGAGGAATTGTCACAATAGACGACTTACCGCTTTACCTGCGCGGTGATTTTTCGGTACAGGATATTTTTTCATCTGGTAAAACCCTGGATGACGCAATCTCTGAAGTAGAAAGAAAAATGATAACGGATGCTTTAAACAGAACAAAAGGGCATCAGGCAAAAGCAGCAAAACTTCTTGGTATTACCGAGAGAAGCATGTGGTACAGGGTAAAAAAATACAATGTGGAAACATTATCTGAATAG
- a CDS encoding HAMP domain-containing sensor histidine kinase: MKSIFNDPKNLRYSLNTIIPFVVFLTSILSAMIGYRSALHFYDSYFISIFIVSLFSAFCSFLAVSAITQPVINLVKKVEHIVRFGEFRKEKGQMMEVYTLIEKLTEMAKHNKFGGEKTHSDMKKDIERLDYIVPLGYMSLMVAHEVRNPLNTITGMSELLKEKLIGEQAMSYVNAILDSAKKIDIFTKELLDFTDDGIEHEEFDINTIIKESMDSLHKQFDHVKCDFVTDTENIIFRGDKTRIFQAVNNLLKNAFQHEAAGGYVKVETKCNNILKILVYNKSSSIKTEDIEAIFKPFFSKRKGGRGLGLFISIRNIRMHGGDINVETSNNGTTFTITLPGSK; the protein is encoded by the coding sequence ATGAAAAGTATATTTAACGATCCAAAGAACTTACGGTATAGCTTAAATACCATTATACCTTTTGTTGTGTTTCTTACAAGCATCCTCTCGGCTATGATCGGATATAGAAGCGCATTACATTTTTACGACAGTTATTTTATTTCTATTTTTATAGTCTCTCTTTTTTCTGCATTTTGTTCATTCTTAGCTGTATCGGCCATCACTCAACCTGTTATAAATCTCGTGAAAAAAGTCGAGCATATTGTAAGGTTCGGCGAATTCAGAAAAGAAAAAGGTCAAATGATGGAGGTTTATACTCTTATAGAAAAACTAACAGAAATGGCAAAGCATAATAAGTTTGGGGGAGAAAAAACGCACAGCGATATGAAAAAAGATATTGAGAGACTTGATTACATCGTACCCCTGGGCTACATGTCCCTTATGGTGGCACATGAAGTAAGAAACCCTCTTAACACCATAACGGGCATGAGTGAGCTTTTAAAAGAAAAATTGATCGGGGAACAGGCAATGTCATATGTTAACGCAATATTGGATTCTGCAAAAAAAATAGATATATTTACAAAAGAATTGCTTGATTTTACTGATGACGGAATTGAACATGAAGAGTTTGATATAAATACGATCATTAAAGAATCAATGGATAGTTTACACAAACAATTCGACCATGTTAAATGCGATTTCGTCACGGATACTGAAAATATCATTTTCAGAGGAGATAAAACGAGGATTTTTCAGGCTGTTAATAATTTATTGAAGAACGCTTTTCAACATGAAGCTGCAGGCGGATATGTAAAAGTAGAAACAAAATGTAATAATATCCTGAAAATTCTGGTATACAATAAGAGTTCAAGCATCAAAACCGAAGACATTGAGGCAATATTTAAACCTTTTTTCTCAAAAAGAAAAGGTGGACGAGGCCTCGGGCTTTTTATAAGCATCAGAAATATCAGAATGCATGGTGGGGACATAAACGTAGAAACAAGTAACAATGGAACAACATTTACCATAACTTTACCGGGTTCTAAATGA
- a CDS encoding type II secretion system F family protein, which translates to MRTLEIVARTVGNEYIAQKIIEIQGKIEKGKGISKPLKDSKIFPPLVIHLVSTGEDTGSLEEMLREVSIHYDREVTYSINRLSAWIEPIMTIVLSVIVLFLALAVMMPWWNMMQALRGG; encoded by the coding sequence ATGAGGACCCTCGAAATAGTTGCAAGAACAGTCGGGAATGAATATATCGCCCAGAAGATTATTGAAATACAGGGTAAGATAGAAAAAGGTAAGGGCATATCAAAACCTTTAAAAGACAGCAAAATATTTCCACCACTTGTCATACACCTTGTATCAACAGGCGAAGATACGGGTTCACTTGAAGAAATGCTTCGAGAAGTATCTATACATTATGACAGGGAGGTTACATATTCAATCAATCGTTTGTCAGCATGGATAGAACCTATTATGACGATTGTTCTGTCTGTTATAGTATTATTTTTAGCCCTTGCCGTAATGATGCCCTGGTGGAACATGATGCAGGCTTTAAGGGGAGGATAA
- a CDS encoding type II secretion system F family protein — protein MGKFAYRARDDRGSLIQGIMEAESRGIVYIQLDSMGLLPVSVEEEKTSSLDLQAFFARYQKVKYDDLIFFTRQLQTIVKAGIPIISGLKALEEQTTNARLKQIIRNIYQDIDKGVGFSDALEKHKGVFPEMYISMVRAGEMGGLLEDVLEKLSGILEFQMKTKEMLKSATRYPIMVISGIVVAFFVIVTFVIPRFAVLFKASKVELPLPTKIMIFINTLVQSYGIYTFSAIGAIITALILYIRTEKGKLIYDKNKLKIPLIGQIILKICMSRFAYMFENYGKGRRSYHEDPRNSCKNSRE, from the coding sequence ATGGGGAAATTCGCTTACAGAGCAAGAGATGACAGAGGTTCTCTGATACAGGGTATTATGGAAGCGGAGAGCAGAGGCATAGTCTACATACAATTAGACAGTATGGGCTTGCTTCCCGTATCGGTCGAAGAAGAAAAGACCAGCTCTTTAGATTTGCAGGCATTTTTTGCTCGATACCAGAAGGTTAAATATGACGACCTTATTTTTTTTACCAGACAACTCCAGACTATTGTTAAAGCAGGTATTCCAATTATATCCGGTCTTAAAGCACTTGAAGAACAGACCACAAACGCAAGGTTAAAGCAGATAATAAGGAACATTTATCAGGATATTGATAAAGGTGTGGGTTTTTCCGATGCCCTTGAAAAACATAAAGGTGTATTTCCCGAAATGTACATAAGTATGGTCAGGGCTGGTGAAATGGGCGGTTTACTCGAAGATGTCCTTGAAAAGCTTTCAGGCATTCTGGAATTTCAAATGAAAACAAAAGAGATGCTTAAATCTGCCACGCGATATCCGATTATGGTTATAAGCGGAATTGTTGTGGCTTTTTTTGTGATAGTAACATTTGTAATACCACGTTTTGCAGTCCTGTTTAAGGCTTCCAAAGTAGAGCTCCCGCTTCCTACAAAAATCATGATTTTTATCAATACACTGGTTCAATCATATGGCATATATACTTTCAGTGCCATTGGCGCCATTATTACTGCGCTGATATTATATATACGAACTGAAAAAGGTAAATTGATTTATGATAAAAATAAATTAAAGATCCCTCTTATCGGACAGATAATATTAAAAATATGTATGAGCCGCTTTGCTTATATGTTTGAGAATTATGGTAAGGGCAGGCGTTCCTATCATGAGGACCCTCGAAATAGTTGCAAGAACAGTCGGGAATGA